A part of Prosthecobacter sp. SYSU 5D2 genomic DNA contains:
- a CDS encoding fumarate reductase/succinate dehydrogenase flavoprotein subunit encodes MPLDSKIPSGPMAEKWSKHKQDSKLINPKNKRKYTVLVVGSGLAGASAAATLSELGYQVKCFCFQDSPRRAHSIAAQGGINAAKNYQNDGDSVHRLFYDTVKGGDFRAREANVHRLAEESVNIIDQCAAQGVPFAREYGGGLANRSFGGAQVSRTFYARGQTGQQLLLGAYSALNKEIARGGVKMYSRMEMLELVVVDGHAKGIITRDLVTGKIEAFSGDTVLLCTGGYGNVFYLSTNAMGCNVTSTWRAHKKGAYFANPCYTQIHPTCIPVSGDYQSKLTLMSESLRNDGRVWVPKNVADIGKPADKIPEADRDYYLERKYPSFGNLAPRDISSRAAKEACDEGRGVGPGGRGVYLDFAEAIGQFGQKTIAERYGNLFEMYQRITGESAYTQPMRIYPAVHYTMGGLWVDYNLMSNLPGLHVLGEANFSDHGANRLGASALMQGLADGYFVIPTTIAPYLVTQSPGSVTTSHPEFKKALENCQNTTNKFLNSKGKRSVDSFHRELGLLVWDKCGMARDKAGLAEALKKIPELREEFWANVTVPGSGAAANPELEKAGRVADFMEFAELLCLDASHREESCGGHFRTEYQYPDGEAKRDDENFCYAAAWEYTGDFAKPILNKEPLTFEEVHLSVRSYK; translated from the coding sequence ATGCCTCTCGACTCCAAGATCCCCTCCGGCCCGATGGCTGAAAAATGGTCCAAGCACAAGCAGGACTCCAAGCTCATCAACCCGAAGAACAAGCGGAAGTACACCGTGCTCGTCGTGGGCAGCGGCCTGGCCGGGGCCTCCGCCGCCGCGACGCTTTCTGAGCTGGGCTATCAGGTGAAGTGCTTCTGCTTCCAGGACAGCCCGCGCCGTGCGCACTCCATCGCAGCGCAGGGCGGGATCAATGCAGCCAAGAACTACCAGAACGACGGCGACAGTGTGCACCGTCTGTTTTACGACACTGTCAAAGGCGGTGACTTCCGCGCCCGTGAGGCCAACGTGCATCGCCTGGCCGAAGAGAGCGTCAACATCATTGACCAGTGCGCGGCTCAGGGTGTGCCCTTCGCCCGTGAATACGGTGGCGGCCTAGCCAACCGCTCCTTTGGCGGTGCTCAGGTGAGCCGTACGTTTTATGCCCGAGGCCAAACCGGGCAGCAGCTCCTGCTGGGTGCTTATTCCGCCTTGAACAAAGAGATCGCCCGTGGCGGTGTGAAGATGTACTCCCGCATGGAGATGCTGGAGCTGGTGGTCGTGGACGGCCACGCCAAGGGCATCATCACCCGTGACCTGGTGACTGGAAAAATCGAGGCGTTTTCCGGAGACACCGTGCTTCTTTGCACCGGGGGTTATGGCAATGTCTTTTATCTGTCCACGAATGCGATGGGCTGCAATGTCACGTCCACCTGGCGTGCGCACAAGAAGGGGGCTTACTTCGCCAACCCTTGTTATACCCAGATCCACCCGACCTGCATTCCGGTCAGTGGCGATTATCAGAGCAAGCTGACCCTGATGTCGGAATCCCTCCGCAACGACGGCCGTGTGTGGGTGCCTAAGAATGTGGCAGACATTGGCAAGCCTGCAGACAAAATCCCCGAGGCGGACCGCGATTATTATCTGGAGCGCAAGTATCCCAGCTTCGGCAACCTGGCCCCGCGTGACATCTCCAGCCGCGCGGCCAAGGAAGCCTGTGATGAAGGTCGCGGCGTCGGCCCGGGCGGTCGTGGTGTGTATTTGGATTTTGCCGAGGCCATCGGCCAGTTCGGCCAGAAGACGATTGCTGAGCGTTATGGCAACCTTTTTGAAATGTACCAGCGCATCACCGGTGAAAGCGCCTACACCCAGCCGATGCGCATCTACCCCGCTGTGCACTACACCATGGGCGGCCTGTGGGTGGACTATAACCTGATGAGCAACCTGCCCGGTCTGCATGTGCTGGGCGAGGCGAACTTCTCCGACCACGGTGCCAACCGCCTGGGCGCCAGCGCCCTCATGCAGGGCCTCGCCGACGGTTACTTCGTCATCCCCACGACCATTGCTCCGTATCTGGTGACGCAGAGCCCCGGCTCCGTCACCACCAGCCATCCGGAATTCAAGAAGGCTCTCGAAAACTGCCAGAACACAACGAACAAGTTCCTTAACAGCAAAGGCAAGCGCAGCGTGGACAGCTTCCACCGCGAGCTGGGCCTGCTGGTCTGGGACAAGTGCGGCATGGCGCGCGACAAGGCCGGGCTGGCCGAGGCCCTGAAAAAAATCCCCGAACTTCGCGAAGAATTCTGGGCCAACGTCACAGTCCCCGGGTCCGGCGCTGCCGCCAACCCCGAGTTGGAAAAAGCCGGACGTGTGGCCGACTTCATGGAATTCGCCGAGCTCCTCTGCCTGGACGCCAGCCACCGCGAAGAAAGCTGCGGCGGCCACTTCCGCACCGAATACCAATACCCGGATGGCGAGGCCAAGCGCGATGACGAAAACTTCTGCTACGCAGCCGCCTGGGAATACACTGGCGACTTCGCCAAACCCATCCTGAACAAGGAGCCGCTCACCTTCGAAGAAGTTCATCTTTCTGTGCGCAGCTATAAGTAA
- a CDS encoding succinate dehydrogenase/fumarate reductase iron-sulfur subunit, whose protein sequence is MSLLNLHLKVWRQNQGKPGHFQDIEAHEIPDHASFLEMLDIVNERLIAKGEEPVAFDHDCREGICGSCSMTINGMPHGPEKATTTCQLHMRKFRTEDTIWIEPFRAHAFPVIKDLIVDRTPFDRIQQAGGYISVRTGAAPDANSILIGKEVADAAMDAAECIGCGACVAACKNASAMLFVSAKAGQLNSLPQGQPEKNRRTLAMVRQMDKEGFGACTNQYECEAACPKEISVRWITKLNRDYALAATKEAFGGSIERAGGGD, encoded by the coding sequence ATGTCCCTCCTCAATCTTCACCTCAAAGTCTGGCGTCAGAACCAGGGCAAGCCTGGACACTTCCAGGACATCGAAGCCCATGAAATCCCGGATCATGCCTCCTTCCTGGAGATGCTGGACATCGTCAATGAGCGCCTCATTGCCAAGGGGGAAGAGCCGGTCGCCTTTGACCATGACTGCCGCGAAGGCATCTGCGGCTCCTGCTCCATGACTATTAATGGCATGCCTCATGGCCCGGAAAAGGCCACCACGACCTGCCAGCTGCACATGCGCAAATTCCGCACCGAGGACACCATTTGGATCGAACCCTTCCGTGCCCACGCCTTCCCGGTCATCAAGGATCTCATTGTGGACCGCACGCCATTCGACCGGATCCAGCAGGCGGGCGGCTACATCAGCGTGCGCACTGGTGCCGCCCCGGATGCCAACAGCATCCTCATCGGCAAGGAAGTGGCCGATGCGGCCATGGATGCTGCGGAGTGCATCGGCTGCGGTGCCTGTGTGGCAGCCTGTAAAAACGCCAGTGCTATGCTCTTCGTTTCCGCCAAGGCCGGACAGCTCAATTCCCTGCCCCAGGGCCAGCCGGAAAAAAACCGCCGCACCCTGGCCATGGTCCGCCAGATGGACAAAGAAGGTTTCGGCGCCTGCACCAACCAATATGAGTGCGAGGCCGCCTGCCCAAAGGAAATCAGCGTGCGCTGGATCACCAAACTGAACCGGGACTATGCTCTGGCAGCCACCAAGGAAGCCTTTGGCGGCAGCATCGAGCGTGCAGGTGGCGGGGATTGA
- a CDS encoding alginate export family protein → MGLPFWFSLKGEIRARYETLDEQFRARLEGSDQVLALRSSLLMEADLAPVQVTAEILDARQLLADSGSALDTTTVNTLELLQAHLEWDLGTLGKGRQHLRLGRETVNLGSRRLMARNAFRNTINAYTGADWRWETKAGHSVRAMWLLPNQRQPDDLTSLQDNDSAFDDQDFDLQFWALYATLPLPPVRAELELYAFGLHESGSGTRHRQLYTPGFRLVRKPETGQVDFEAESALQLGTSSSSVNGSAISHQALFLHLSVGYSANLPWRPRLGLAYDYASGDRKPDDGDNNRFDTLYGARRFEYGPTGSYGAIARSNLSSPELRLDFTPAVNTEFMIAHRGVWLASGKDAWTAAGVRDASGRSGKFVGQQLEARLRWDAIPGNLRVETGIAQIFPGRFQESAPNGKPSDTTYAYFEMTWWF, encoded by the coding sequence ATGGGTCTGCCCTTCTGGTTCAGCCTCAAGGGTGAAATTCGTGCCCGTTATGAAACCCTGGATGAGCAATTTCGGGCTCGACTTGAAGGCAGCGACCAGGTGCTCGCCCTCCGCTCCAGTCTTCTCATGGAGGCAGATCTGGCCCCGGTTCAGGTCACGGCGGAAATCCTCGACGCACGCCAGCTCCTTGCAGATTCCGGCTCCGCGCTGGACACCACCACGGTCAATACCCTGGAGTTGCTGCAAGCACACCTGGAATGGGACCTTGGGACACTGGGCAAAGGCCGGCAGCACCTGCGGCTGGGCCGGGAAACCGTCAACCTCGGCAGCCGCCGCCTCATGGCGCGCAATGCCTTTCGGAATACCATCAATGCCTACACCGGAGCTGACTGGCGGTGGGAAACGAAAGCCGGCCACTCAGTGCGTGCGATGTGGCTTCTTCCAAACCAGCGACAGCCCGATGACCTGACCTCCCTTCAGGACAACGACAGCGCTTTTGATGATCAGGATTTTGATCTCCAGTTTTGGGCGCTATACGCCACCCTTCCCCTCCCCCCGGTCCGGGCAGAGCTGGAACTGTACGCCTTCGGGCTTCATGAAAGCGGATCCGGCACCCGCCATCGGCAGCTATATACCCCTGGGTTCCGTCTCGTCCGCAAACCCGAAACGGGCCAGGTGGACTTTGAAGCAGAATCCGCCCTTCAGCTTGGCACTTCCAGCAGTTCCGTGAATGGCTCCGCAATAAGCCACCAAGCCCTTTTTCTGCACCTGTCGGTTGGTTACAGCGCCAACCTGCCCTGGCGGCCCCGGCTCGGCCTGGCCTATGATTATGCAAGCGGTGACAGAAAGCCAGATGATGGAGATAACAACCGGTTCGACACTCTCTATGGAGCCCGGCGCTTCGAATACGGACCCACGGGCAGCTATGGCGCAATCGCCCGCAGCAATCTCAGTTCCCCAGAACTGCGCCTTGATTTCACACCGGCAGTGAACACAGAGTTCATGATCGCCCATCGTGGTGTTTGGCTGGCCTCAGGCAAGGATGCCTGGACTGCTGCCGGAGTGCGTGATGCCAGCGGCAGGTCAGGAAAATTCGTCGGCCAGCAACTGGAAGCCCGCCTCCGCTGGGACGCTATCCCTGGAAACCTCCGCGTGGAAACAGGCATCGCCCAAATTTTCCCCGGACGCTTCCAGGAGTCTGCCCCAAATGGCAAACCATCTGATACCACCTACGCCTATTTTGAAATGACCTGGTGGTTTTGA